The region catccATGGGACCATTACAATAagattgattcaaaaattttgcCCAAATGATCAATCTTGTTATTAAAAGGGATGGAATAGTGCTTTTccaaaaaaactttaaattctcTATCCACAAATCCACTTCAAAGATTCTCTCATGTTGGATCCACATAATTAAACTCttattaaaagaagaagaaaaaaaaaggacaaatcAATTCAAGTgctcaataaataaaacaatacataAAACATCACAAATTATAGCAACATTATTAAGAAAAATCCAAAGTGGGGCAAGTGAAACaacatttgattaattaataatttcaacatgaaaatgaatgaattaaTGTTACTTATTAATTGTTTAATGTGACCATACTTTTTCAGGATTAACAAGGAAATATCATCCCAAATTATAACCATGTTTATGCATACAATTACTGTCCACATACAATTACTGTCCACTATAATCTAACAAAATCTAACTTTTAAACTAAAGAGTAAAAAAGAGGAAATTTTGAGAGataaactaagaaaaatatatcaacaattatttgGTTCcaataatagcaagatctttttTGGTGTGATTGATTTGTTGAACCTTAACATAAACATAGAAAGCAGTCTACATGCATGCACATGAAATGGTATTTGGCTGCTGCACAAGTGGGTACTAAATGGCACATGACCTTTGCCACAAGGCGTGaaacataataataacaacagcAACTCAACCGCAACAAATGAatgatagatagatatatatatatatatatatatcttttcatTGGATTCAAAGTTGAATTCAAATGAAAGACTAAGTCATTGTTTGCGGCCATgagaacaaacaaacaaatggtTTTAGCATGCAAAAGGCCAGTCCATTCTCATTGAATGGAGATGAAGCAAAGCACTGAAGAGAGCCTGCCAAAAGACATTTAAGTACGTACCATGAGACACTGCCCCAACGTTTCTTGTTGGGGCTCACAAGAGCACCAAGCACTTTTTTAGGACATTCATCACATGCCTTGTTTGATTTCACAATATTTTACCATCCTATATACTCTGCATCTCATACTTCTTTTGCTCTAAtactcataataaaaataaaaataaaaataaaaaatttatgtatataacaTATGATCAGAAAATGGTCCAGgtcaaatcataaatataagACTAAAAAAAGCAGGCAAAAGCTATATAAACAAGTTGGCATGTGAAGGGCAATGTGGATCCAACAATGCTGACAGTGAGAATAGATGAAGATAGAGATTAGTTTTGGGGTAAAATTAATAAAGAGAAAGCCTGCAAACAGCTCACCTGGGGGTGGAGTGGGGTATGTTTCAATCCTGCCAAGTGCCAAGCCATGTTAATTGGCTTCATCCTTGGATGTAAAAGCAGCAGCAAATGAGGCAAAGCCTGTTGACAGCTATACTCAAGGTGGATGCACTGTTATTTTAAGTCAGCAACCTCTTTGTCAGCTCAGCAAAAGGCTTATGAGCtacacacaacaacaacaacaacaacaacacatgaCTGACTAACATGAGAGAGATTATGTGATCAAGGATTATTCAAATGGAGCTGCTTTAAACCACTTTACATGAGAACCTTTTTCATTTATCACAAAACTGATATCATTCAAGAAAAGGAAAGagtaactaaaaacaaaaaaaaaaaacaaaaaaagaagagaggacATTTAAACTTGCTTAGTATATGAGAACTTCACTTAGAGGAACCATAGGCTTGACAGAGGGTTGTGAAGGAGCCAAGGGTGTGCCGATGTGAAGGCTGTTGGAAGGGAAGAAGCTGACATCGACACTACCCGATGCTGAGGGCTCATCTTTGAGAACGCCACGGAAGGATATTGAGCCATGCCTGGCAGATGCATCTGAGTTCCTGCCCGTCTCTTGGTGGCTCTGATTAGCAATGAGTGAAGCACCATCGCTGTAGTAGTCATCGTAGGGCATGTCATCCATACGTATGTGCCCGACATCCTGCAACGCCAGGGAATCGGCCACAGGAAAATAGACCAGCATACAAACACCAACCACGATGCAAACCAATAGCACAACAAAGGCAGCAAATACCATGGTCTCAAAAACAAGGTGGCCTCGGTGCGGGAGAACGGAAAGCCCAAGTAGGAGCACTCTCATAGGGAGGAAGATGATAACTGAAGCAACCAGAATGTATACCCTCAGCCTCAGTCCCTTATTGATCACCAGTGACACTACCTTGGTTCCTATGTAGCAGATATAGCAGATCATGGAGGAATGAAAAAGCCCCAGAATCATAGTGCTCACTAAGGGATTGGTGCATATACTGATTTGCTCATTCATAACACTGGTGGAGAAGAAATTGGTCAAATTTGATCTATGGTTACTCTTGGGCTTGACAAACTTAGGACCAATTAGAATGAGGACCAGTTGCATGACAAAGACTGGAAGGGAGTAAAAGAGAACGTAACCAACTGTCTTCCTGTTCCATCGAGGGCTTAGTGTGCCTGTTTCTCTCCTTTGAAGGGAGGCACGTAGGAGAAACCCAAGCATGAGGAACACACTGGGTTCCGCGAACCCTAGGTTTGATACAATGTAGAACTTGCAAACATCCTTCTGCCATGTTAAGCTAGAGAAGAGCCTTCCTTCCCCTTTCAATAAGGTTAGCCTGACCACTTCCCCAAAACCCCACCAGACAGCCACCAAAATTAGTGCAATGCGAGTCAGCCAGGGACCATTGAAGTAACTAAGCTGGAGAAAACATCTTCTTCGGATCCTCAGCTGGAAGTAGACTAAACGATAGATGCAGAGCAGGCCGAGAAAAGCAGCAATAGCCACAAGACAGATTGTTACCACACCGAATGCATCGGCCGTGCGTCTGATCAGGGGCATCACCAGAACCACAGATTCCACGCATGCTCTCAGCTATCATCGATACCAAGAAGGCCCAAAGGTACCACCACAAGGACAACTAGCTCCCCAAGGCAGAAGTCCAATTTGGGGAGACACTGCACCTTCTTAGACCACAAGGAACCATGCATAGATCCGATGTGCTGACTGCAATCTCACTATCGTTGATGAAGCTACCCACAGTGGTTAAGGTTTGCCTCCCCACTTAATACAACTACAGAACAAAACACAAGCTTTTAAGTGGATAACATCTTCGAAGAAACATCATAAGATACACCCCAGCTTAAAAAAGCAAATGGAAATGAGCGCAAGAAGATAACTAGACTCATATTGCAGGCATTTACTTTTCTAATTATGATCACTAACAATCAATGCAAAAGTCAGGCAAACATAGACCGAATAGATTAACCATTCCCTGAGCACATCCAAACATCTAAGCAAATCACTGAGAAATGATGCGACAATAACCGATCGGTGACAAATTAGAACAGACATATAAAGATGTCAATTCTTGGAGTAACAATCAACACTTTTGCCGATATTTTTGCATTCTAAACATCTCAGAAATCCAAAAGAAATCAACAAACCTGACAGAGAACCAACTTTTGCACCTCAAATATGGCAACTAAATCAACAAGCAACACTTTTGCTAATATTTTGCATTCCAAACATCTCAGAATTCCAAAAGAAATCAACAAATTCGACAAAGAACCAACTTTTGTACCTCAAATGTGGCAACGAAATCAACAAGCAACACTTTTTGCCAATAATTTTGCATTCTAAACATATCAGAATTCCAAAAGAAATCAACAAATCTGACAAAGAACCAACTATTGCACCTCAAATGTAGCAACTAAATCTCATTTCAATAACCCTCACATATATAAACTAAAACAGTTCATTATAAAGGTAAGAAAACATTCTTCCAATAAACTGCAAGCCACGCATTAACTCACAAGagagaaacaaataaataaacaaatcaaaatacaaaGGCATAAAAGTATCAACACAATGCGAGGTTTCAGAATCACACCAAAAACAcaataaaccaattaaaaactcaagaagCAAAAtttacaaacacacacacacacacacacacacacacacacacacacatcattcTTCACAATTTACACAAATCTCAACAACCAAAAATTTGGAAATCATTCATGAACCATGATGTATatccataataaaaaaaaacaaataaataaacagataaaACTTAAAAACCAGAGAAATCTCTCCCACTCAAGCACTGAAGTACATGATCTACAAACAAACCAAACAGAAGAGAAGAGAAACCAtccaaaagagaaacaaaagcaAGGTCCAACCTCAAATAAGATCACATCATCGGCCGGCATTCCATGGAGAACTTCAAGTCCAAATCTGGACCGCCGGCGGAGGGGGAAAGCGCAACCCGGGCAAAATCCGAGGTAGCTGCGCACCGAATAAAGCTCGGTCGACGACGAATCCGGATCCAAGGTATGCTTTCCGGTACCCGCCACGCCGATCGGAACACGAAAACCCTAAAAATGGCGTACGGTGTGAGAGCAGAgagaataagaaagaaagagagagcggaagagagagaaaggtgGGATGAAGAAGAGGTTGATGACAGGCTGTCACCAGCTGTCATTAGCTTCGTAATATAACCGAGCCTTAGCTTCGGCTAACATCACGAGCCGAGCTGGATCATGGACCCCACCACATCCCCTTCACGGGAGAGATGCACCTCGCAATGTCTGTTTTACCCTCTATTTGtcaaagggtttttttttggatattttttatatggaaaatataaaattttttagaaaaaaatataaaaaaatctcaatttgttttgaaaaattaaagaaatgtaGTATTTAAATTGGAACCtgtaaaaaattcaaattatgcATTTAcatatgatattttaaaaaagtacaaTGTCTAATAGCTCaactaatatgtatatatatattttaattttaaaaaatgtttctaCATTTGATTGTCAAATTCAAAACAACTATATTTTCCCAAAGTATTGAACcgttgaaataaaataataaattaacataaatgattttctaatataaattttaatagaataataatattacaataattgGTTTggataaactatataaaatgtttttattaataacaataacactCAGCTTCCTCCCTGTCATTGCAGgaactaattaaatatttatatatatatttaaaataaagaaaaaaatataaatagaacaaataaaagaaaacagtAGTAATTGGGAGGGTAAAATAGTAATTGAACAGTCTGGACTGCCATAGATATGCGGGAAGACTGGTGGGGCCCAGCAAAACAGTGGGGACCGGTGGTAACCGGTTACAATAGTACGGAAACGGCGGAAATACCGGGACAACTGAGCGCCAGGGTTGAATCTTTTAGCCACCCAACAAGCCCATTGATTCGTTCCTTGTCCATCTGGCGTAATCCTGACCGTATGATTTACATCACACGGCTgtgattttactacagtactcgtCTCAAGGCTGTAATGCATCTATCTCTGCGTCATGTTATCCTATACTTGCATCtaagttccttttttttttttaatatttgatatttcttaatattttcaGCTAAGTTCATgcgtgattttattttttttttttaaacgtcAGGGGggaatttatgaatttattaaaatggaaaaataaaatgattattaatattgcaatccaacaaattttaaactaccagtgtttgattaaatatagttaaaaatacaACGGATTTCAAATTCTATATAGTTATAAttactatatttaaaattataaatagtgttaaatctagtgtttggtttgatacAGTTAGAATGCtcgattataaaattttgtaattggTTATAATTATTTACACATGAATTTGGTATATAGTCCCAAGTTTTGTTAA is a window of Dioscorea cayenensis subsp. rotundata cultivar TDr96_F1 chromosome 5, TDr96_F1_v2_PseudoChromosome.rev07_lg8_w22 25.fasta, whole genome shotgun sequence DNA encoding:
- the LOC120261769 gene encoding uncharacterized protein LOC120261769; its protein translation is MPLIRRTADAFGVVTICLVAIAAFLGLLCIYRLVYFQLRIRRRCFLQLSYFNGPWLTRIALILVAVWWGFGEVVRLTLLKGEGRLFSSLTWQKDVCKFYIVSNLGFAEPSVFLMLGFLLRASLQRRETGTLSPRWNRKTVGYVLFYSLPVFVMQLVLILIGPKFVKPKSNHRSNLTNFFSTSVMNEQISICTNPLVSTMILGLFHSSMICYICYIGTKVVSLVINKGLRLRVYILVASVIIFLPMRVLLLGLSVLPHRGHLVFETMVFAAFVVLLVCIVVGVCMLVYFPVADSLALQDVGHIRMDDMPYDDYYSDGASLIANQSHQETGRNSDASARHGSISFRGVLKDEPSASGSVDVSFFPSNSLHIGTPLAPSQPSVKPMVPLSEVLIY